A window of Pomacea canaliculata isolate SZHN2017 linkage group LG3, ASM307304v1, whole genome shotgun sequence contains these coding sequences:
- the LOC112559174 gene encoding CD151 antigen-like isoform X1: MEDHTAERDDMAGTAVSVKNRRKETGCCSVTFLRSVLVVFNVIFWLTGLTFLGLGIWALASRHDYIGLLGNNTYSTTTFLFLSVGVLIILVGFMGCLGALRQIRCCLVSFAFLLLIIFILEAVSGVLAYLYENTIREELTRNLNKTLTENYYYNPGITKSADSMQEDFQCCGAQDYTDWQYSRWLGSEKTNNKVPDSCCISPSKGCGENSHPSNIYRKGCWQQLEQFLRSHLIVIGGVGLGFCCLQVFGIVFACCLARKIKVSKEFI; this comes from the exons ATGGAGGATCACACCGCGGAAAGGG ACGACATGGCGGGCACAGCGGTCAGCGTGAAGAACAGACGGAAAGAGACAGGATGCTGCAGCGTCACCTTCCTTCGCTCCGTTCTGGTCGTCTTCAATGTGATATTTTGG cTGACAGGCCTGACATTTCTGGGGTTAGGCATTTGGGCACTGGCCAGTCGCCATGACTACATTGGGCTGCTTGGCAACAACACCTACTCAACTACCACTTTCCTGTTCCTGTCCGTGGGTGTGCTGATCATCTTGGTCGGTTTTATGGGCTGCCTGGGGGCACTGCGCCAGATCCGCTGTTGTCTGGTGTCCTTTGCCTTCTTGCttctcatcatttttattcTGGAGGCTGTCTCAGGTGTTTTGGCCTACCTGTATGAGAACACG ATTCGAGAAGAACTGACTAGAAATCTGAACAAAACCCTGACAGAGAACTATTACTACAACCCAGGCATAACGAAGAGTGCTGACAGCATGCAGGAAGAT TTTCAGTGTTGTGGAGCACAGGATTATACCGACTGGCAGTACTCCAGGTGGCTAGGgtcagagaaaacaaacaacaaggtTCCAGATTCCTGCTGTATTTCTCCATCCAAAGGTTGTGGGGAAAACAGTCACCCTTCTAACATTTACCGCAAG GGCTGCTGGCAACAGCTGGAGCAGTTTCTCAGGTCTCATCTCATAGTCATTGGTGGTGTTGGGCTAGGCTTTTGCTGCCTGCAG GTATTTGGCATCGTATTTGCTTGCTGTCTGGCTAGAAAAATCAAGGTTTCTAAAGaatttatatga
- the LOC112559174 gene encoding CD151 antigen-like isoform X2 produces MAGTAVSVKNRRKETGCCSVTFLRSVLVVFNVIFWLTGLTFLGLGIWALASRHDYIGLLGNNTYSTTTFLFLSVGVLIILVGFMGCLGALRQIRCCLVSFAFLLLIIFILEAVSGVLAYLYENTIREELTRNLNKTLTENYYYNPGITKSADSMQEDFQCCGAQDYTDWQYSRWLGSEKTNNKVPDSCCISPSKGCGENSHPSNIYRKGCWQQLEQFLRSHLIVIGGVGLGFCCLQVFGIVFACCLARKIKVSKEFI; encoded by the exons ATGGCGGGCACAGCGGTCAGCGTGAAGAACAGACGGAAAGAGACAGGATGCTGCAGCGTCACCTTCCTTCGCTCCGTTCTGGTCGTCTTCAATGTGATATTTTGG cTGACAGGCCTGACATTTCTGGGGTTAGGCATTTGGGCACTGGCCAGTCGCCATGACTACATTGGGCTGCTTGGCAACAACACCTACTCAACTACCACTTTCCTGTTCCTGTCCGTGGGTGTGCTGATCATCTTGGTCGGTTTTATGGGCTGCCTGGGGGCACTGCGCCAGATCCGCTGTTGTCTGGTGTCCTTTGCCTTCTTGCttctcatcatttttattcTGGAGGCTGTCTCAGGTGTTTTGGCCTACCTGTATGAGAACACG ATTCGAGAAGAACTGACTAGAAATCTGAACAAAACCCTGACAGAGAACTATTACTACAACCCAGGCATAACGAAGAGTGCTGACAGCATGCAGGAAGAT TTTCAGTGTTGTGGAGCACAGGATTATACCGACTGGCAGTACTCCAGGTGGCTAGGgtcagagaaaacaaacaacaaggtTCCAGATTCCTGCTGTATTTCTCCATCCAAAGGTTGTGGGGAAAACAGTCACCCTTCTAACATTTACCGCAAG GGCTGCTGGCAACAGCTGGAGCAGTTTCTCAGGTCTCATCTCATAGTCATTGGTGGTGTTGGGCTAGGCTTTTGCTGCCTGCAG GTATTTGGCATCGTATTTGCTTGCTGTCTGGCTAGAAAAATCAAGGTTTCTAAAGaatttatatga